In the Sphingobacterium sp. PCS056 genome, TCTCGTTATAACTGTCCTCATATCCAATGTTATTTAGACCGTAACCACAGAAAAATAATTATTTGTCATGTAAAACAATAACAATACGATTGTTATTATGCTATATAAATAAACAACAATACTATGAAAGAAGAATTTATCAATCTATCCTTAACTAAAAATGATCAAGTGAATCATTTTGAGCTTCATATAGGAGAGTATCAAGCTTTTATTGCATTCAAAGAAAGACCTACCAAAATTTGGCTTATACATACGGAGTCCGATCCACAACTGGCCGGCCAAGGAGTCGCAACTGCAATTATTGAAAAAACACTTCACTATTTAAAAGATCATCATTATACACTGTTTCCTCTATGCCCCTTAGTATATGCCTATATTAAAAAGCATCCTGAATGGAAAGCAATAGTGGATCCCAGTTTTGAAGGATTCGAACAAGATAAGTAGGTATAAATCTTATTTTTAGCTGAAATATAAAATAAATGTTTCAACAAATTACAACTGCAATCCATAAAATTAAGTTACCTTTGTCGCTTACAAATAAATAATTAGATTGCAATTTCAAGATTTAAAACTCATAGCTCCAATCCTTAAGGCATTGGAAGCTGTTGGATATACTACTCCTACCCCAATTCAGGAACAAGCAATTCCAATCATTTTTAGGAAAAATGATTTATTAGGTTGCGCTCAAACAGGAACCGGAAAAACTGCTGCTTTTGCTATTCCTATACTTCAAATGTTAAGTTATTCAAAAGTTAAAACTGCGAAAAAAAATATTCGTGCTTTAGTTTTAACACCAACACGCGAACTGGCGATTCAAATTGAAGAAAACTTTAATCAATATTCAAAAGATCTTCCACTCAAAAGTCTTGTAGTTTTTGGAGGTGTTGGACAACAGCCACAGCGCGATGCCCTAAAAAGAGGTGTGGACGTTCTTATTGCTACACCAGGTCGCTTATTAGACTTATATGGTCAAGGTTATATCGATTTAAAACATTTAGAGTTTTTTGTTTTGGATGAAGCTGACCGTATGTTAGATATGGGATTTATACATGACGTAAAGAAGCTAATTAAAATAATACCTGAAAAAAGACAAACATTATTTTTCTCAGCAACAATGCCACCTGAGATTCAAAAATTAGCAAATCATATTCTTGTTGATCCTATCAAGGTCGAAGTCACTCCAGAATCTACTACCGCAGAAAAGATCCAACAAGAAGTTTATTACGTTAAGAAAAACGACAAAAAAGATTTGTTAATCCATGTTTTAAAGGAGAAAAATATAAATCACGTGTTAGTTTTTTCTAAAACTAAACATGGTGCAGATCGTATCGTTAAAGATCTTGCAAAAAAGAATATTCAATCTGCGGCCATTCATGGAAATAAATCTCAAAGTGCCCGTCAAAACGCCCTTAAAAACTTCAAAGACCGCACCCTACGCGTATTGGTTGCTACCGATATTGCAGCACGTGGTATTGATATCGATGAGCTGGCATTTGTAATCAACTATGATTTACCCAATATTCCTGAATCATATGTACACAGAATTGGCCGTACAGGTAGAGCTGGTAAAGATGGTCAAGCGATTTCATTCTGCGACGAAGAAGAATATGCTTTTCTATTAGATATTCAAAAATCAATTCGTATGGAAATTCCTTTAGTGGAAAAACATCCCTACGCATTACATATCTCCGGAATAGCACCAAAAAAGCCTGCTGCAGCGAAGAAATCAGGAAGACCAGCATCTGCAGGCAGAAATGGACAAAGCTCTAGTAATGGAAATACTGGTGGAAATAGAAGAAGAACCTCATCAGGTCCAAGATCCGAAAATAGAAATAGAACTACTTCTAGAAGAAGAGATTCTTAAATAGAGAAATACAAAAAAAGAGAGGCTTTAGCCTCTCTTTGATTTTTTATTACCATACTCGCGATCGCGCTCGAAAGTATTCATATGCCTTTCTTTTTTCACTGGATATACATCCGCTATTGTAATCAAGATCCCCGTCTCTTCTACCTCACCAAATTCATCATTAATAGCTGTTCCAAATGATTTCATAGTTGGAGAAAGATTCATATAG is a window encoding:
- a CDS encoding GNAT family N-acetyltransferase, giving the protein MKEEFINLSLTKNDQVNHFELHIGEYQAFIAFKERPTKIWLIHTESDPQLAGQGVATAIIEKTLHYLKDHHYTLFPLCPLVYAYIKKHPEWKAIVDPSFEGFEQDK
- a CDS encoding DEAD/DEAH box helicase; the encoded protein is MQFQDLKLIAPILKALEAVGYTTPTPIQEQAIPIIFRKNDLLGCAQTGTGKTAAFAIPILQMLSYSKVKTAKKNIRALVLTPTRELAIQIEENFNQYSKDLPLKSLVVFGGVGQQPQRDALKRGVDVLIATPGRLLDLYGQGYIDLKHLEFFVLDEADRMLDMGFIHDVKKLIKIIPEKRQTLFFSATMPPEIQKLANHILVDPIKVEVTPESTTAEKIQQEVYYVKKNDKKDLLIHVLKEKNINHVLVFSKTKHGADRIVKDLAKKNIQSAAIHGNKSQSARQNALKNFKDRTLRVLVATDIAARGIDIDELAFVINYDLPNIPESYVHRIGRTGRAGKDGQAISFCDEEEYAFLLDIQKSIRMEIPLVEKHPYALHISGIAPKKPAAAKKSGRPASAGRNGQSSSNGNTGGNRRRTSSGPRSENRNRTTSRRRDS